In one window of Skermanella rosea DNA:
- a CDS encoding S41 family peptidase translates to MGTSHEKLRPRRGFSGALMGILLLTGCTAEPTSLAAQPPPPQIGEQVFAVGYGRIAEIYLNPVDMGQLTTDGLRGLSKMDSAIAVDRSPSTVRVTSNGHPVGEFTAPPANDAGGWAAVTAQAIERVRLSSTPLRQATPEDIYQTVFDAIMADLDSYSRYTSAQRAGNERAQREGYGGVGVGVEGKDGRFVISEVVGHAPAARAGLKSGEAIVAIDGDLTGYMSLQDVRDRLRGPSGTLVLVTVEAAAGGQSRRVPLRRERVIPNTVAVSIDNGVAVLSIERFNAATSLNVREAIDVARTQMGRKAVGFVLDLRGNPGGLLDQAVAVADLFIPQGRIITTAGRHPDSIQQFDATHDDQTEGLPLVVLMDGRSASASEIVAAALQDSGRAVVVGASSFGKGSVQTVTRLPNDGELFLTWSRIYAPSGYTLHRQGVTPTICTSKDSSDADTVISQLQAGRLGMPGTLASWRSAAPDDETALHQLRDACPWKTHEADLDLRVAKRLLADKTLYQRALQLSTTLLAER, encoded by the coding sequence ATGGGCACTTCGCATGAAAAGCTGAGGCCGCGCCGCGGTTTTTCCGGCGCGCTGATGGGTATCCTGCTGCTCACGGGATGCACGGCCGAACCGACCTCGCTGGCGGCCCAGCCTCCGCCACCGCAGATCGGCGAGCAGGTCTTCGCCGTCGGCTACGGCAGGATCGCGGAGATCTACCTGAACCCCGTGGACATGGGGCAGTTGACCACCGACGGGCTGCGCGGGCTGTCCAAGATGGATTCGGCCATCGCCGTCGACCGGTCCCCCAGCACCGTCCGGGTCACCAGCAACGGCCATCCGGTCGGCGAGTTCACGGCTCCCCCGGCCAACGACGCGGGCGGCTGGGCCGCCGTCACGGCTCAGGCGATCGAGCGGGTGCGGCTGAGTTCCACTCCCCTGCGCCAGGCCACGCCGGAGGACATCTACCAGACCGTCTTCGACGCCATCATGGCCGACCTGGACAGCTATTCCCGCTACACCAGCGCCCAGCGGGCGGGCAACGAGCGGGCCCAGCGCGAGGGCTATGGCGGAGTCGGCGTCGGGGTGGAGGGGAAGGACGGCCGGTTCGTCATCAGCGAAGTGGTCGGCCACGCCCCGGCCGCCCGGGCGGGGCTGAAATCGGGCGAGGCCATCGTCGCCATCGACGGCGACCTCACGGGCTATATGAGCCTCCAGGACGTCCGGGACCGCTTGCGCGGGCCGTCGGGCACCCTCGTGCTGGTCACGGTGGAGGCCGCCGCCGGCGGGCAGAGCCGCCGCGTTCCGCTCCGGCGCGAGCGGGTGATCCCCAACACGGTGGCCGTTTCGATCGACAACGGCGTGGCCGTGCTCTCGATCGAGCGATTCAACGCGGCCACGTCCCTGAACGTGCGCGAGGCGATCGACGTCGCCCGGACCCAGATGGGGCGCAAGGCGGTCGGGTTCGTGCTCGACCTGCGGGGCAATCCCGGCGGCCTGCTGGACCAGGCGGTCGCCGTCGCCGACCTGTTCATCCCCCAGGGGCGGATCATCACGACGGCCGGGCGGCATCCCGACAGCATCCAGCAGTTCGACGCCACCCATGACGACCAGACCGAGGGCCTGCCGCTGGTCGTCCTGATGGACGGCCGGTCCGCCTCCGCGTCCGAGATCGTCGCGGCGGCCTTGCAGGACAGCGGGCGCGCCGTGGTGGTCGGCGCCTCCTCCTTCGGCAAGGGCAGCGTCCAGACCGTCACGCGGCTGCCCAACGACGGCGAGTTGTTCCTGACCTGGTCGAGGATCTATGCCCCGTCGGGCTACACGCTGCACCGCCAAGGCGTCACGCCGACGATCTGCACCAGCAAGGATTCCAGCGACGCCGATACCGTGATCAGCCAGCTCCAGGCCGGCCGGCTCGGCATGCCCGGCACGCTGGCGAGCTGGCGCTCGGCGGCCCCGGACGACGAGACGGCGCTC
- a CDS encoding DUF983 domain-containing protein, with protein sequence MDEPPQMQRSRELEPPPGSFLTGLLRGIRRRCPGCGRSHLFSRYVTVVPNCPDCGLETSAYRADDAPPYFTIFVVGHVVIPGMLLLEQKFHPEPWVHMVTWVPMTLLLTLALLPPIKGAVIGAQWALRMKS encoded by the coding sequence ATGGACGAACCGCCCCAGATGCAGCGCTCCCGGGAACTCGAACCGCCGCCAGGCTCATTCCTGACGGGGCTGCTGCGGGGTATCCGCCGCCGCTGCCCGGGATGTGGCCGAAGCCACCTGTTTTCCCGGTACGTGACGGTCGTCCCGAATTGTCCCGATTGCGGGCTGGAGACCAGCGCCTATCGCGCCGACGACGCGCCGCCCTACTTCACGATCTTCGTGGTGGGCCACGTGGTCATTCCCGGCATGCTGCTGCTGGAACAGAAATTCCATCCGGAGCCGTGGGTCCATATGGTGACCTGGGTCCCGATGACGCTGCTGCTGACCCTGGCCTTGCTTCCGCCGATCAAGGGAGCCGTAATCGGAGCGCAATGGGCACTTCGCATGAAAAGCTGA